From Oscillatoria sp. FACHB-1407, a single genomic window includes:
- a CDS encoding NAD-dependent epimerase/dehydratase family protein → MSRNVLITGGAGFIGGSLGLNLAKYYPDWQITALDNLKRRGSELNLNRLKQAGIRFVHGDIRNPEDLDVRLLQPDLIVECSAEPSVQAGYTSPAYVLQTNLVGTANCLELARQSQADFIFLSTSRIYPITPLSQLQWVETETRLQLAESHNFAGVSQEGIAEDFPLEGHRSLYGATKLASELLIAEYAEIYGIRTLINRCGVVTGPWQMGKVDQGVFALWMIAHYFKQSLKYIGFGGRGKQVRDFLHVDDLIALLMTQIQDLDRLQGQTFNVGGGLTHSLSLLETTHLCQAITGNSLSIDAVLENRQGDIPIYITDSRKVQAATGWKPQRDAKETLTDIYRWIHLHEEQVSHIFL, encoded by the coding sequence ATGTCAAGAAACGTTCTTATTACCGGAGGAGCTGGCTTTATTGGCGGTTCCTTGGGATTAAATTTAGCCAAATACTATCCAGATTGGCAGATTACTGCGCTTGACAACCTCAAACGACGAGGCTCGGAGTTGAATCTGAATCGATTGAAGCAGGCGGGAATTCGGTTCGTTCATGGAGACATTCGCAATCCCGAAGATTTAGACGTTCGCCTACTACAACCGGATTTGATTGTGGAGTGCTCGGCAGAACCTTCTGTACAAGCGGGATATACATCTCCAGCGTATGTATTACAAACTAACTTAGTGGGCACTGCCAACTGTTTAGAGTTGGCTCGTCAAAGCCAAGCCGATTTTATTTTTCTCTCCACTAGTCGGATCTATCCCATTACACCGCTCAGCCAGTTGCAATGGGTAGAAACCGAAACCCGGTTGCAATTGGCAGAGTCCCACAATTTTGCGGGTGTATCCCAGGAAGGGATCGCAGAAGATTTTCCCCTGGAAGGACATCGATCGCTCTACGGGGCGACGAAACTTGCATCAGAGTTGCTCATAGCTGAATATGCTGAAATCTATGGAATTCGGACTTTAATCAACCGTTGTGGCGTGGTTACGGGTCCCTGGCAGATGGGCAAGGTGGATCAGGGGGTCTTTGCGCTGTGGATGATTGCTCATTACTTCAAGCAATCGTTGAAGTATATCGGCTTTGGTGGGCGAGGTAAGCAAGTTCGAGACTTCCTACATGTAGACGATCTAATCGCTCTGCTCATGACTCAAATCCAAGACCTGGATCGACTCCAGGGGCAAACCTTTAACGTTGGCGGTGGATTAACTCATTCTCTGTCGCTATTAGAAACTACTCATCTCTGTCAAGCCATTACTGGCAATTCCCTCTCCATTGATGCCGTGTTGGAAAACAGACAGGGAGACATTCCAATTTATATTACCGATTCCAGAAAAGTTCAGGCTGCAACAGGTTGGAAACCGCAACGTGACGCCAAAGAAACCCTCACTGACATTTACCGTTGGATTCACCTGCATGAAGAGCAGGTAAGCCACATTTTCTTATGA
- a CDS encoding glycosyltransferase: MSDAASLINNQKSTQPVIVHVINGLRFGGNETLCLQLLRHAPSHVQNVLLNVDSQYQEMLSLFQAVPGLTIHHQTTLLYPRIQFIWALYTCFKQWHPQAVLVYPFGLHVFVALAARLAGVPVVAVHAGNPPPELGHSDRWKWKLLITLSWLLRVPIYSCSHAAHQMFTELMPLPKGSFPIPNGCNIEDIAQRAEQIRKGRASSTTTIIGMVARLNTIKDQATVIRAFGRLIQTCKNIELWLVGDGSEREALEALCNSLDLTNHVKFWGARSDVPELLGHMDIYAFSTTRDEGFGIALVEAMAASLPVVASRVAACQEVLNQGEAGILVPPQDADAMAKAFETLIRFPKEQKTWGRRAYNRAVKHYTIQTCAQQWYNLLLNHNVE; encoded by the coding sequence GTGTCTGATGCTGCTTCCTTAATCAATAACCAGAAATCTACTCAACCCGTGATCGTGCATGTGATCAACGGGTTACGGTTTGGTGGCAACGAAACCCTTTGTTTGCAACTGCTGCGTCACGCCCCATCTCACGTTCAAAATGTATTACTCAATGTTGACTCTCAATATCAAGAGATGCTGTCTCTGTTTCAGGCAGTCCCAGGGCTAACCATTCACCACCAAACTACGCTCCTCTATCCGCGAATTCAGTTTATCTGGGCATTGTACACCTGCTTCAAGCAATGGCATCCACAAGCTGTGCTAGTGTATCCCTTTGGACTTCATGTGTTTGTTGCTTTAGCGGCTCGATTAGCAGGAGTGCCCGTTGTTGCCGTCCATGCGGGTAATCCACCACCGGAATTGGGGCATAGCGATCGCTGGAAATGGAAACTATTAATTACACTGTCGTGGTTGCTTAGGGTGCCCATTTACAGTTGCTCCCATGCAGCCCATCAGATGTTTACTGAGCTGATGCCATTACCAAAAGGCTCGTTTCCAATTCCCAATGGATGCAATATTGAGGACATTGCCCAACGAGCAGAACAGATACGCAAGGGTCGCGCATCATCAACGACGACCATCATTGGCATGGTTGCACGGTTAAATACGATCAAAGATCAGGCGACTGTCATTCGGGCTTTTGGGCGGTTGATTCAAACCTGCAAGAACATCGAACTGTGGCTAGTTGGGGATGGATCAGAACGGGAAGCCCTAGAAGCCCTATGTAACTCCTTGGATTTAACGAATCATGTGAAATTTTGGGGGGCGCGATCGGACGTGCCAGAACTCTTGGGGCATATGGATATTTATGCCTTCAGTACCACACGAGATGAGGGATTTGGCATTGCTTTAGTAGAAGCCATGGCTGCCTCACTGCCCGTTGTTGCCAGTCGAGTTGCTGCTTGCCAGGAGGTATTGAACCAAGGGGAAGCTGGAATACTGGTGCCTCCTCAAGACGCTGACGCAATGGCAAAGGCATTCGAGACATTGATTCGGTTTCCTAAAGAACAAAAAACCTGGGGACGCCGAGCCTACAACCGAGCCGTTAAGCACTATACCATTCAAACCTGCGCTCAACAGTGGTACAACCTCCTGCTCAATCACAACGTGGAATGA
- a CDS encoding glycosyltransferase family 4 protein → MKILVIADAKIPVPPVHYGGTERIVALLCEELQRRGHHVTLIAASGSKNYGQIITHRPPDNSSYWSRASRKIWFQILSLKAAQNIDVIHNFGRIDYLFSLLKLSYPIVNTFENPILEQEVKWLLSQRRQHLLLTSVSDHHRQHIASGCWETVYNAVDLKQYPFVKTPVEEPYLAFLGRLTANKGVHVAIRVAQATGMKLKIAGTISDEEGGQDYFATQVKPHLGQQVEWIGSVNDQQKATFLGNATALLFPIQWDEPFGIVMTEALACGTPVIATKRASTPEVVLHGTTGFLCNDEADLIDAVGKLNQIQRADCRADCERRFSVEHMTDCYLNAYHDVLNQK, encoded by the coding sequence ATGAAAATTTTGGTTATCGCAGATGCCAAAATTCCTGTGCCACCTGTTCACTACGGAGGAACGGAAAGAATTGTTGCTCTGTTGTGTGAGGAACTACAAAGACGGGGACATCACGTTACTCTTATAGCTGCTTCAGGTTCAAAAAATTATGGTCAAATCATCACCCATCGCCCTCCTGATAATTCTTCTTATTGGTCTAGAGCGTCTAGGAAAATATGGTTTCAAATTCTCAGCTTGAAAGCAGCTCAAAACATAGACGTGATTCATAATTTTGGAAGAATTGATTATCTTTTTTCGCTGTTAAAACTGTCTTATCCAATAGTCAATACCTTTGAGAATCCCATCTTAGAGCAGGAAGTTAAATGGCTACTTTCCCAGCGTCGCCAACACTTATTGCTTACTAGTGTTAGCGATCATCATCGACAGCATATTGCTTCAGGATGCTGGGAGACTGTATATAACGCAGTTGATTTGAAACAATATCCCTTTGTTAAAACACCTGTTGAGGAACCGTATTTGGCTTTTTTGGGTCGATTAACTGCAAATAAAGGGGTGCATGTGGCAATTCGGGTTGCTCAAGCAACAGGGATGAAACTCAAAATAGCAGGGACTATTTCAGATGAAGAAGGAGGACAGGACTATTTTGCAACTCAAGTCAAACCTCACTTAGGTCAACAAGTTGAGTGGATTGGTTCGGTCAATGATCAACAAAAAGCAACGTTCCTGGGCAATGCAACTGCTTTACTGTTTCCGATTCAATGGGATGAACCTTTTGGCATTGTCATGACTGAAGCGTTAGCTTGCGGAACTCCTGTCATTGCCACAAAAAGAGCGTCAACACCAGAAGTGGTTTTACATGGTACTACAGGATTTCTTTGCAATGATGAGGCGGATTTGATTGATGCGGTCGGTAAATTGAATCAAATTCAACGAGCCGATTGTCGAGCAGATTGTGAACGGCGATTTAGTGTAGAACATATGACGGATTGTTATCTAAATGCCTATCACGACGTTTTGAATCAGAAGTAG
- a CDS encoding FkbM family methyltransferase has protein sequence MPDALISAHSTLRPLFDALPESIKSMARSLYRRLLDWRYGQLGLAEAQQNDRIWKLHPSVALRGQEQEVETARWFRTVIRPGMDVMDIGANVGQMTLEMAYLVGQKGRVIAVEPGPGNLDLLEKHVEGNGFSDRVIVVAAACSDQTDQTVKLKIFGDDSNVVGSGFSILDVPQTRSQELLPEIFIQVQTTTIDALCSTYAFRPAIIKIDVEGAELLTLMGAKATLATIRPIIHFGFHPFAFSDPEAASQRILSLLVEHNYIIESRDGQTVTSSLDMEEYVARPQENREK, from the coding sequence ATGCCTGATGCTTTAATTTCGGCGCATTCAACATTAAGACCGTTGTTTGATGCGTTACCTGAGTCAATCAAATCGATGGCGCGATCGCTCTATCGACGATTGTTAGATTGGCGATATGGTCAACTTGGGTTAGCAGAAGCACAACAAAACGATCGGATCTGGAAACTTCATCCATCCGTTGCTCTGCGAGGTCAGGAGCAAGAGGTTGAAACGGCTCGTTGGTTCAGAACCGTAATTCGACCGGGCATGGATGTGATGGATATCGGAGCTAATGTGGGGCAAATGACCCTGGAGATGGCATATTTAGTCGGTCAAAAGGGGCGAGTAATTGCGGTAGAACCAGGACCCGGTAATTTAGATTTGTTAGAAAAGCATGTTGAAGGAAATGGCTTTTCTGACCGGGTAATTGTAGTTGCGGCTGCCTGCTCTGACCAAACGGATCAAACTGTAAAGTTGAAGATTTTTGGGGACGATAGCAATGTTGTTGGTAGCGGTTTCTCGATTCTAGATGTTCCTCAAACTCGTAGTCAGGAACTTTTACCAGAGATATTCATTCAAGTGCAAACAACTACCATTGACGCTCTGTGTTCAACCTACGCTTTCAGGCCAGCCATCATCAAGATTGACGTTGAAGGGGCAGAGTTACTGACACTGATGGGTGCAAAAGCTACATTGGCTACTATCCGTCCAATCATTCATTTTGGCTTCCATCCATTTGCTTTTTCTGACCCTGAAGCAGCGAGTCAACGAATTCTATCTTTATTGGTTGAACATAACTACATCATTGAATCACGGGATGGTCAAACAGTGACATCTTCTTTAGATATGGAAGAGTATGTCGCTCGTCCTCAAGAGAATCGTGAGAAATGA
- a CDS encoding glycosyltransferase, whose product MKKLVNQRLLRFLVGGGIAALFNLILIALLIEKLGFNTPLLRNVANILAIEVSLIVSFFIYRIWVWTGGVWTVQEIVFKQIPLYHLSAGAALALRIFLVFPLLDWLGVSYALNTLIGVGLNAVINYILSDRLVFRDNDADSSSSVDLYPPEGLSPAFATPQRVPESNHPLLGSASEPFFLSVVIPAYNEEGCIQDTVERISQHLTLWEIDFEILVVNDNSRDRTEAILQALTENNLHVRYVNNHYPNGFGFAVRCGLERFRGDAVVIAMADASDPPENIVGYYHKLREGYDCVFGSRFIRGGRVVDYPSHKLVVNRLANLFIQVLLGIPYNDTTNAFKAYRREVIQGVTPLISHHFNLTVELPLKAIVRGYSYAIVPIAWHNRKTGISKLKLKEMGSRYLFIVLYILLEKLLSRGDYVKPSLQYPEKLKA is encoded by the coding sequence ATGAAAAAACTAGTAAATCAGCGGCTCCTTCGTTTTCTTGTAGGGGGAGGTATTGCTGCGCTTTTCAATCTAATTCTGATTGCTCTGTTGATTGAGAAGTTAGGCTTTAACACTCCATTATTGAGAAACGTAGCAAACATTCTTGCGATCGAAGTATCCCTAATTGTAAGCTTTTTCATCTACCGGATTTGGGTATGGACTGGGGGAGTTTGGACGGTTCAAGAGATCGTATTCAAACAAATTCCGCTCTATCACCTATCTGCTGGGGCAGCTTTAGCGTTGAGGATTTTTCTTGTATTTCCTTTGCTCGATTGGTTAGGAGTGAGTTATGCATTAAACACCTTAATTGGGGTGGGTTTAAATGCAGTGATTAACTATATTCTGAGCGATCGCTTAGTCTTTCGTGACAATGATGCTGATTCATCTAGTTCCGTTGATCTGTATCCTCCAGAAGGATTAAGTCCAGCCTTTGCTACTCCTCAACGGGTACCGGAAAGCAATCATCCACTGTTGGGTAGTGCTTCAGAGCCATTTTTTCTTTCAGTTGTTATTCCTGCTTACAACGAAGAAGGATGCATTCAAGATACGGTTGAGCGGATCAGTCAGCATTTAACCCTGTGGGAAATCGATTTTGAGATTTTGGTGGTTAATGATAACAGCCGTGACCGCACTGAAGCGATTTTACAAGCATTGACTGAAAACAATCTGCATGTTCGCTATGTCAATAATCACTATCCAAATGGATTTGGATTTGCGGTGCGGTGCGGGCTAGAACGGTTTCGGGGAGATGCAGTTGTAATTGCAATGGCAGATGCATCCGATCCTCCTGAAAATATTGTGGGCTATTACCACAAATTAAGAGAAGGCTACGATTGCGTATTTGGTTCTCGATTCATTCGGGGTGGACGAGTAGTTGATTATCCCTCGCACAAGTTAGTTGTGAATCGTTTAGCGAATTTGTTTATTCAAGTTCTCTTGGGAATTCCGTATAACGATACGACCAATGCTTTCAAGGCATACCGACGGGAGGTTATTCAAGGGGTTACTCCTTTAATTTCCCATCATTTCAACCTCACAGTTGAGCTACCCCTTAAGGCAATAGTTCGGGGTTATTCCTACGCGATCGTTCCGATTGCGTGGCACAACCGAAAAACAGGAATTTCCAAACTTAAGTTGAAAGAAATGGGAAGTCGCTATTTATTTATCGTCTTATACATTCTTTTGGAGAAATTGTTATCACGGGGAGATTACGTGAAGCCCTCTTTGCAATATCCGGAGAAGCTGAAAGCATGA
- a CDS encoding FkbM family methyltransferase: protein MSIQSSWNAFWQIVEEDRQFTTLNLPRWWYLGFHYQGRLAARFNQPQKVKTVELKLYDRNIQLPLSPAYEGMLKGILLDQEYFLKDVLPFEPRRIIDLGANIGLGALSLSCQFPQAELICVEPDPRNKPLLTQTLAVNHVPAKVFDCAIGANSGQLKLRFGDDPTCSALESSPMHQLDQTVVVEVKTIPEILREIGWSEIDLLKIDIEGSEDDLLSQNNEWLKNVKAIILEIHPNTTPEKIQSYLQPYNFHLKRHREGREPVYIALRY, encoded by the coding sequence ATGAGTATTCAATCAAGCTGGAACGCATTTTGGCAAATCGTAGAAGAAGATCGTCAGTTCACTACTCTAAATCTGCCTCGATGGTGGTACTTAGGATTTCATTATCAGGGCAGATTGGCTGCACGATTTAATCAACCTCAAAAGGTTAAAACGGTTGAACTCAAGCTCTATGACCGAAACATTCAACTTCCTCTTTCTCCTGCATATGAAGGGATGTTAAAAGGAATTTTATTAGACCAAGAGTATTTCCTGAAAGACGTTTTACCATTTGAACCGAGAAGAATTATTGATTTAGGTGCCAATATTGGATTAGGTGCTCTTTCTTTGTCTTGCCAGTTTCCGCAAGCAGAGCTTATTTGTGTAGAGCCTGATCCTCGTAATAAGCCCTTGCTAACACAAACACTAGCTGTTAATCATGTTCCTGCTAAAGTGTTCGATTGTGCAATAGGCGCAAACTCTGGTCAATTAAAGCTACGTTTTGGTGATGATCCTACCTGCTCAGCTTTAGAAAGTTCTCCTATGCATCAATTAGATCAAACAGTTGTTGTTGAAGTAAAGACAATTCCCGAAATCTTACGAGAGATCGGTTGGTCAGAGATCGATCTACTAAAAATCGATATCGAGGGTAGCGAAGATGATTTATTGTCTCAAAATAATGAATGGTTGAAGAATGTAAAAGCAATCATTTTAGAGATTCATCCTAATACAACACCTGAAAAGATTCAGTCTTACTTGCAACCGTATAACTTTCATTTGAAACGGCATCGTGAAGGGCGAGAACCTGTATACATTGCTCTTCGCTACTGA
- a CDS encoding class I SAM-dependent methyltransferase: MSINRYLKELYANRFDPSQQRAKNVLWKVLVRDYLQQYIKIDSAVLDIGGGYCEFLNHVQAASKHLIDLNPDAKLFANADIEIFNINILKVDHDDLIATRYDVIFISNFFEHLASKEELFKVLEFCFDHLVLGGSLLIIQPNFKYSMKEYYDFIDHQLPITHLSLVEALRAVNFEIDVLIPQFLPFSTKGRPSAPWMLRLYLRLPILWRFLGGQMFIRATKR; this comes from the coding sequence ATGAGCATCAATCGCTATCTCAAGGAACTTTATGCCAATCGGTTTGACCCCAGCCAACAGCGAGCTAAGAATGTTTTGTGGAAAGTTCTAGTTCGGGATTATCTACAACAGTACATCAAGATCGACAGTGCTGTTCTTGATATTGGTGGTGGCTATTGTGAGTTCCTCAACCATGTGCAAGCAGCTTCCAAACATTTGATTGATCTCAATCCTGACGCAAAATTATTTGCAAATGCAGATATCGAGATTTTTAATATCAATATTTTGAAAGTAGACCATGATGATCTGATTGCAACTCGATATGACGTCATCTTTATCTCAAACTTCTTTGAACATCTTGCTTCAAAAGAAGAATTGTTTAAGGTTTTGGAGTTTTGTTTTGACCATCTGGTTCTGGGTGGGTCGCTACTGATCATTCAACCCAATTTTAAGTACTCCATGAAAGAGTACTACGACTTTATCGACCATCAATTACCTATCACTCATCTGTCTTTAGTGGAAGCATTAAGAGCCGTAAATTTTGAAATCGATGTCTTAATTCCGCAATTTTTACCCTTTTCAACGAAAGGTAGACCGTCTGCTCCGTGGATGCTTCGCCTTTATTTGAGGCTACCGATTCTTTGGCGATTTCTGGGTGGACAAATGTTTATCAGAGCTACAAAACGCTGA
- a CDS encoding glycosyltransferase family 4 protein produces MTISSDKLTFAVLQAGARMHYAVPALLAQTKQLKAFYTDLHGEHKWLRWLDQSWSNPPKLFKRLLGRRLPSDLPQSLVRDQPLTTLAASALNRLPGVHIDPEQAVLRQAERDQFAQASALYTNFINNDLPVVQAAKEAGLFCVHELIISATTGRILLEERQQFPGIEPQGETAEIVEAGIERDLEKWNLVDRILVPSQYCFDSSVALGADPSKLWIVPYGIREEWLNLPVNPKQGRVLFVGQVRLLKGSHYLAEATRLLAKRGFQGEVRVVGPWFVDVENSIFQGPSYLGQIPRSLIHTEFCQADVLVLPTLSDSFGLVHLEALACGIPVITTTHCGAVIRDGVEGFIVPIRDAQALADKIEQIVGDRQLRERMSQNAKKRAQEFTWQHYKERLLIALSKAEPRV; encoded by the coding sequence ATGACCATCTCCAGCGATAAACTTACCTTTGCAGTGTTACAAGCAGGTGCTCGAATGCACTATGCTGTCCCTGCTTTATTAGCTCAAACCAAGCAGCTTAAAGCGTTTTACACTGACTTGCATGGAGAACATAAATGGTTGCGATGGTTAGACCAGTCTTGGTCAAATCCTCCAAAACTATTCAAGCGTTTGCTAGGGCGCAGACTCCCCTCTGACTTACCTCAATCTCTAGTTCGTGATCAACCCCTCACAACACTGGCAGCATCTGCCCTAAATCGATTACCGGGGGTTCACATTGATCCAGAGCAAGCTGTTTTAAGACAAGCTGAACGAGATCAGTTTGCTCAAGCTTCAGCACTCTACACTAATTTCATCAATAATGATTTACCAGTTGTTCAAGCGGCTAAAGAAGCAGGATTATTTTGTGTTCATGAGCTAATTATTAGTGCTACAACAGGGCGGATTTTGTTGGAGGAGCGGCAGCAGTTCCCCGGCATTGAACCTCAAGGCGAAACAGCAGAGATTGTTGAGGCAGGAATTGAGCGCGATCTCGAGAAGTGGAACTTGGTCGATCGCATTCTAGTACCCTCTCAATATTGCTTTGATAGCAGTGTTGCCTTAGGAGCAGATCCCTCCAAACTCTGGATAGTACCTTATGGAATTCGTGAAGAATGGTTAAACCTTCCGGTTAATCCTAAACAGGGTCGAGTTTTATTTGTAGGGCAAGTCAGATTATTAAAAGGAAGTCATTATTTGGCAGAGGCAACACGTTTACTGGCGAAGCGAGGCTTTCAAGGTGAAGTTCGAGTTGTAGGGCCTTGGTTTGTAGATGTTGAAAATTCAATTTTTCAAGGCCCGTCTTATCTAGGACAGATACCTCGATCATTAATTCATACGGAATTCTGTCAAGCTGATGTTCTTGTTCTACCTACATTGTCCGATAGTTTTGGCTTAGTGCATCTTGAGGCATTAGCTTGTGGCATTCCCGTGATTACGACTACCCATTGTGGAGCGGTCATTCGTGATGGCGTTGAAGGATTCATTGTCCCCATTCGGGATGCACAAGCATTAGCAGACAAAATTGAGCAGATTGTGGGCGATCGCCAGCTTCGTGAGCGAATGTCTCAGAATGCCAAAAAACGTGCTCAAGAATTTACTTGGCAACACTATAAAGAACGCTTGTTAATCGCACTTAGTAAAGCAGAACCAAGGGTGTAG
- a CDS encoding glycosyltransferase, with product MNSKTVLVVLTSLCAEGTPVLVLEMAKCWLQQGIQPIIVTLNAQPVDLLPEFQALNIPMTCLNMGDRGYHRYAQLVLNFYRLCRQFKPDAVLSMPLGWHSFIAWGARLAGVQAVAAHVGNYPPHWTGTAFHKFRTLMQLGRPVTQKLICCSHYVRAGVIQWFGIPETETITIYNGCPLERLSQGDRSPWRPEAERSLTIGMVARLEIHKDQPTLIRAARLLKDQGLTVQVLLIGEGSRRREYETLIASAQVEDCVHLLGMRRDIPDLLKKLDVFVFSAKPDEGLGIALLEAMAAGVPIVATNVPACEEVLDGGRLGLLVPPSDPIMMATAIQQVINDPEKAHHRAKEAREKVLRDFTISHMAQEYARCLMLLP from the coding sequence ATGAACTCCAAAACAGTTCTTGTCGTTCTCACGTCTCTTTGTGCTGAAGGAACCCCAGTATTGGTACTGGAGATGGCGAAATGCTGGTTACAACAAGGTATTCAGCCCATCATCGTCACGCTGAATGCTCAGCCCGTTGATCTCCTACCAGAATTTCAAGCATTAAACATCCCCATGACTTGCTTAAATATGGGCGATCGCGGCTATCATCGCTACGCCCAACTTGTGTTGAACTTCTATCGCCTGTGTCGTCAGTTCAAACCCGATGCGGTGCTATCCATGCCGTTGGGGTGGCATAGTTTTATCGCGTGGGGGGCAAGACTGGCTGGAGTTCAAGCTGTTGCTGCTCATGTGGGCAATTATCCACCCCATTGGACAGGTACAGCCTTTCACAAATTCCGCACGCTGATGCAGTTAGGGCGACCCGTCACCCAAAAATTGATTTGTTGTAGCCATTATGTCCGGGCAGGAGTCATCCAGTGGTTTGGCATACCTGAAACAGAAACCATTACCATCTATAACGGGTGTCCGCTGGAACGGTTATCCCAGGGCGATCGTTCCCCCTGGCGACCCGAAGCAGAGCGATCGCTTACCATCGGCATGGTTGCCCGCCTGGAAATTCATAAGGATCAACCCACTTTAATTCGCGCTGCCCGATTACTGAAAGATCAGGGTTTAACCGTGCAGGTGTTGCTGATTGGCGAAGGGAGCCGACGCAGGGAATATGAAACCTTAATTGCCTCAGCACAGGTGGAGGATTGTGTTCATCTGCTGGGAATGCGGCGGGATATTCCTGACCTATTGAAAAAGCTGGATGTGTTTGTGTTTTCTGCCAAACCTGACGAAGGGCTGGGTATCGCTCTACTGGAAGCGATGGCAGCCGGAGTGCCGATTGTGGCTACAAACGTACCCGCCTGTGAGGAAGTGCTGGACGGGGGGAGGTTAGGGCTACTTGTGCCTCCGTCTGATCCGATCATGATGGCTACGGCAATCCAACAGGTCATCAATGATCCGGAGAAAGCGCATCATCGGGCGAAGGAAGCTAGAGAAAAAGTGCTGCGAGACTTTACTATCTCCCACATGGCACAGGAGTATGCCCGGTGTCTGATGCTGCTTCCTTAA
- a CDS encoding glycosyltransferase family 4 protein — translation MQRLLTLVGDPNQVNTWSNIPYFFLQAGKTQGFLHQGLPLNPEKLKLQRLVWNGWQQLTTGHHGGFQYSTAFLKSLFAQVSLGDQPTELISHFPLLPPMPWAFNWRVNYYLDATTKQIFDAYGLAAKVSPAIQQAALEQEKAHFHQCDRVICMSPWAAQSVVEDYGVSGKKVHVIPGGANLNEAALPPIDKPFATFPPLQPLRLGFVGKDWQRKGLLYVLQIADGLIHRGLTVEVIVVGPPKKDLPAHPAIRAVGFINKSTNLDGYVQLVRSFHFGCLFSQAEAFGISNLECLRLGVPAIAHRVGGIPATLPEGLGHLFAPETSPETVADLLEFYIRDPASYAELRQRIAARAGDFSWSMTVRKFIQLWQGSDEFSYDHLQR, via the coding sequence ATGCAACGGTTACTAACACTGGTGGGAGATCCTAATCAAGTCAATACGTGGAGTAACATTCCCTATTTCTTCCTCCAGGCTGGGAAAACTCAAGGATTTCTCCATCAGGGGCTACCCTTAAACCCAGAAAAACTGAAGTTGCAACGTCTGGTGTGGAATGGTTGGCAGCAACTCACCACAGGGCATCACGGAGGCTTTCAGTATTCGACCGCATTTCTCAAATCATTGTTTGCTCAAGTCTCACTGGGAGATCAACCAACGGAATTGATCAGCCATTTTCCCCTCTTGCCTCCTATGCCCTGGGCATTTAACTGGCGAGTGAACTATTACTTAGATGCCACCACAAAACAAATTTTTGATGCCTATGGGTTGGCTGCAAAGGTTAGCCCTGCTATTCAACAGGCTGCCCTTGAACAGGAGAAAGCACACTTTCACCAGTGCGATCGCGTCATTTGTATGAGTCCATGGGCAGCACAATCTGTGGTAGAAGATTACGGGGTTTCTGGCAAAAAAGTGCATGTGATTCCCGGAGGTGCCAACCTGAATGAAGCGGCACTTCCCCCGATCGACAAACCCTTTGCTACCTTTCCACCATTGCAACCGTTGCGGTTAGGGTTTGTAGGGAAAGATTGGCAACGGAAAGGACTGCTCTATGTACTGCAAATTGCTGATGGGTTGATCCATCGGGGGTTAACGGTCGAAGTCATCGTTGTTGGTCCACCAAAAAAAGACTTACCTGCTCATCCTGCGATTCGAGCCGTTGGTTTTATCAACAAATCCACCAACCTCGATGGCTATGTGCAACTGGTGCGAAGTTTCCATTTTGGCTGTTTATTTTCCCAGGCGGAAGCATTTGGAATTTCTAACCTGGAATGTTTAAGACTAGGAGTTCCGGCGATCGCCCATCGAGTGGGAGGTATTCCTGCAACATTACCCGAAGGATTGGGGCATCTGTTTGCACCTGAAACATCTCCTGAAACGGTTGCTGACCTGCTGGAATTTTATATCCGCGATCCCGCCAGTTATGCAGAACTCCGTCAGCGGATTGCAGCACGAGCAGGAGACTTTTCCTGGAGTATGACCGTCCGCAAATTTATTCAACTTTGGCAAGGATCAGACGAATTTTCCTATGACCATCTCCAGCGATAA